In one window of Solanum pennellii chromosome 2, SPENNV200 DNA:
- the LOC107009821 gene encoding uncharacterized protein LOC107009821: protein MVYNRHKSYTVVRRRELEFEVDDWVYIKVSPIKSFMRFSKKGKLSPRYIGPYQIAQRIGKVASEFELPQELVAIHPVFHIIMLKNCMGLIIPTDISGMKDSLSYEDIPVQILDRQVHNLRSKEVASVRVLGVTNLLSKLIGKLRRILRRDIHISSNLVKF, encoded by the coding sequence ATGGTGTATAATCGACATAAATCCTACACTGTTGTTAGGAGAAGggagttagagtttgaagtagatgattgggtatatATTAAAGTTTCACCGATAAAGAGTTTCATGAGATTTAGTaagaaggggaagcttagtcctcggtatattggaccttatcaAATAGCCCAGAGGATTGGCAAAGTGGCTTCTGAATTTGAGCTACCACAAGAATTAGTAGCaattcatccggtatttcacaTCATTATGTTGAAGAATTGCATGGGGTTGATCATACCAACCGATATTAGTGGGATGAAGGATAGTTTATCTTATGAAGATATTCCTGTACAgattctagatcgccaagttcacAATTTGAGATCAAAAGAGGTAGCATCAGTTAGAGTCCTTGGAGTAACCAATTTATTGAGTAAGCTAATTGGGAAACTGAGGAGGATAttaagaagagatatccacatctcttcgAATCTGGTAAAGTTCTGA